Proteins found in one Zea mays cultivar B73 chromosome 1, Zm-B73-REFERENCE-NAM-5.0, whole genome shotgun sequence genomic segment:
- the LOC103644186 gene encoding protein FAR1-RELATED SEQUENCE 5-like — translation MSTTGAGDGILPVTSAHEAVGTSVSMDMQPVLSAIAPYTEGVSVTPPAALRAPGHIEEHTKTTDVVGAEKHIPMRHIGPHEQDTPHILQSHPDNIDIRLIPKVGMTFSNVDEAYNFYSQYAYEVGFPLKKYRERKNCKWLNCSMEGKNAERVAGNPRIRNTCSKRTQCKAGMKLKKIYDDAKENVISVRIDLVNYEHNHEFLKKDTEKGQLQCNKTHDREYMEFLSAMQESRIPPHCIMDFVTEMHGGPENVPITVQDMSNLKKAWQRERNANDVSKLLSFFSLCKKDNPQFFSDFQLDKEGKILSIFWSHASQQAEYIDFGDAVTFDTTHKTNMYDKPLGMFVGSNHHLQCTIFGFALLGDETVDTFEWVFNTFKTCMGCDGPRVMLTDQDPAMPIALGRVFPNTIHRLCLWHVQNRYMPHLNELYARFEDMDFKTRFQSIIHHPLNEMEFEAAWQMMLDDFHLHENNTLARLYDIRRDWVPAFFKGDYCGLMVSTQRSESMNKLVKSAHVDASTPLHQFAKQMMKLLHSRKMKEAKEALGCMGQKDTTTLYMFEIRVARAYTRAVMTRFQESVKYATAYRIDRDTQGEEHDWVVKHTTRSNKIVWGQHQFKIRADVDAGKYSCECKHWEHTGLFCVHLVRAFMHLQIERIPSEYILQRYTYSAHQDVAFSRDDRNLKGKDGETRSYRQKMLLKKAMKVVHHASMSKAGNDKALEMMDELLGLLMRVEPDIGTSESCGTSVCDDIQVEAYETEEMAIDNLRKLDDGNEEILMGSNTNECNNKDDQCNMQILTLEHNTDIRLVESSSMDVEARKKLEFHMEGVNLTRPDKAKPKGRTIKSSEQQVLKLGAKGAKKMSRKCQKCGIADGHNSRTCLTVEDNRVRLANLSGRKRGRPPGSRNKIIAAAPQWNETSTSKKRTVDVGDDDSSGRE, via the exons ATGTCCACCACCGGCGCTGGCGATGGCATCCTCCCTGTAACATCTGCGCATGAGGCAGTAGGTACGTCTGTTTCAATGGACATGCAACCTGTTTTGTCTGCAATCGCCCCATACACAGAGGGTGTATCTGTGACTCCTCCGGCGGCATTGAGGGCACCTGGACATATCGAAGAGCACACAAAAACAACAGACGTGGTCGGCGCAGAGAAGCACATCCCCATGAGACATATTGGGCCACATGAACAGGACACACCTCATATTCTTCAAAGCCAT CCGGACAATATTGATATAAGATTGATACCTAAagtcggtatgacatttagtaacgtggatgaggcgtataatttttatagtcaatatgcatacgaggtaggatttccgttgaagaaatatagggagcggaagaattgtaaatggttgaactgttcaatggaaggaaagaatgctgaaagggtagctggaaatccaaggatacgtaacacatgttcgaaacgaacacagtgcaaggctgggatgaaactcaaaaaaatctacgatgatgctaaagagaatgttatttctgttcggattgatctggtaaactatgagcataatcatgaatttttgaagaaagatacagaaaaagggcaattgcaatgcaacaaaacacatgatcgtgaatatatggagttccttagtgcgatgcaagaaagcaggattccaccacattgcataatgGATTTTGTTACTGAAATGCATGGTGGCCCAGAAAACGTTCCAATAACCGTGCAGGACATGAGTAACCT GAAAAAAGCATGGCAAAGGGAGagaaatgcaaatgatgtgtCAAAACTGTTATCTTTTTTTTCATTATGCAAGAAAGATAATCCACAGTTTTTTTCAGACTTTCAACTGgacaaagaagggaaaattttaagcatattttggtcccatgctagccagcaagccgagtacattgatttTGGTGATGCAGTTACTTTTGATACTACACATAAGACTAATATGTATGATAAGCCATTAGGAATGTTTGTTGGTTCGAACCACCACCTACAATGCACAATATTTGGGTTTGCTTTACTAGGAGACGAGACAGTTGATACATTCGAGTGGGTATTCAATAcgttcaaaacatgcatgggatgtgacggaccacgagtgatgctgacag atcaaGACCCTGCCATGCCAATTGCACTTGGCAGAGTATTCCCAAACACAATACATCGATTGTGTTTGTGGCATGTGCAAAACAGGTATATGCCCCACTTGAATGAATTATATGCAAGATTTGAGGACATGGATTTCAAAAcaaggttccaatctataatacatcatccattGAATGAAATGGAGTTCGAGGCAGCCTGGCAAATGATGCTTGATGATTTCCACCTACACGAGAACAACACCCTTGCCAGATTATATGACATACGCAGAGATTGGGTACCTGCATTTTTCAAAGGAGATTATTGTGGTCTTATGGTCTCTACACAACGAAGCGAGAGCATGAACAAGTTAGTGAAGAGTGCCCACGTGGATGCAAGCACACCGCTTCATCAATTTGCAAAGCAAATGATGAAGCTATTGCATAGTAGGAAGATGAAAGAGGCCAAAGAGGCACTAGGATGCATG GGTCAAAAGGATACAACTACATTGTATATGTTTGAAATAAGAGTAGCAAGGGCATACACTAGAGCTGTGATGACAAGGTTTCAGGAGTCAGTAAAATATGCAACTGCATACCGAATAGACCGTGATACACAGGGTGAGGAACATGATTGGGTGGTGAAACATACTACAAGATCAAATAAAATTGTTTGGGGTCAACACCAATTCAAGATAAGGGCTGATGTGGATGCCGGAAAGTATTCATGTGAGTGCAAGCATTGGGAGCATACAG GTCTATTTTGTGTTCATCTTGTACGCGCTTTCATGCATCTACAAATTGAAAGGATCCCAAGTGAGTATATTTTGCAACGATACACATACTCCGCGCATCAAGATGTGGCTTTTTCAAGAGACGATAGGAATTTGAAAGGAAAAGATGGAGAAACTAGATCATatagacagaagatgttgcttaaaaaAGCAATGAAAGTAGTACACCATGCGAGTATGTCTAAAGCTGGGAATGATAAAGCCCTAGAGATGATGGACGAATTATTAGGGTTATTGATGCGTGTGGAGCCTGATATAGGTACTAGTGAGAGTTGTGGCACAAGTGTTTGCGATGACATCCAG GTCGAAGCGTATGAAACAGAAGAAATGGCTATAGACAACTTACGCAAATTAGATGATGGGAACGAG GAAATTTTAATGGGCTCTAATACAAATGAATGCAATAATAAGGATGATCAATGTAATATGCAGATATTAACATTGGAACATAACACTGACATTCGGCTGGTTGAGAGTAGTTCTATGGATGTGGAAGCTAGAAAG AAACTGGAATTTCATATGGAAGGTGTAAACTTGACGAGACCAGATAAGGCCAAGCCTAAGGGAAGAACAATCAAAAGTAGTGAGCAACAAGTTTTAAAATTGGGTGCGAAAGGAGCTAAGAAGATGAGCAGGAAATGCCAGAAATGTGGCATAGCTGATGGTCACAACAGCCGTACGTGTTTAACTGTCGAGGATAATAGGGTTCGATTGGCTAACCTATCTGGACGTAAGCGAGGACGGCCTCCTGGTTCAAGGAACAAAATCATAGCTGCAGCCCCGCAATGGAATGAGACATCAACGTCGAAAAAACGAACGGTGGATGTCGGAGATGATGATTCATCTGGTAGAGAGTAA